In a single window of the Sediminicoccus sp. KRV36 genome:
- a CDS encoding ABC transporter permease, translated as MANRNFLGPSGTILGLGEFWLLTIAGFALFFGAWTLVAWSGLLPANLLPTPRVVWETLVRLWTQPFAGHVYADHLTASIGRFLMGWAIAVAIGVPLGLLMGWYRILDEIITPLFDSIRFVAPLAWVPLAALWFGTGIGGPLLIIFVGSFAPCLISSYRGARLVEPRLVEAAQTMGASGRQIIQHVLVPGAMPSIISGLRVSAGLGWQSLVGSELIVVGAGLGYLMVQGQGNLATNIVIAGMIGIGVVGFAIDVALRGVETWFKRRWGQA; from the coding sequence ATGGCCAATCGCAATTTCCTTGGCCCCTCCGGGACCATCCTCGGCCTGGGCGAATTCTGGCTGCTGACCATCGCGGGCTTCGCCCTGTTCTTTGGCGCCTGGACATTGGTGGCCTGGTCCGGACTCCTGCCAGCCAATCTGCTCCCGACCCCGCGCGTGGTATGGGAGACGCTGGTGCGGCTCTGGACCCAGCCCTTCGCGGGGCACGTCTACGCCGACCACCTCACCGCCAGCATCGGTCGCTTCCTGATGGGCTGGGCGATTGCGGTTGCGATCGGCGTTCCGCTCGGCCTTCTGATGGGTTGGTATCGCATCCTGGATGAAATCATCACGCCACTCTTCGACAGCATCCGCTTTGTCGCGCCTCTTGCCTGGGTTCCGCTGGCTGCCTTGTGGTTCGGCACAGGGATTGGCGGGCCGTTGCTGATCATCTTCGTTGGCTCCTTCGCCCCCTGCCTGATCAGTTCCTATCGCGGCGCGCGCCTCGTCGAGCCGCGCCTGGTCGAGGCCGCGCAGACCATGGGAGCGAGTGGCCGCCAGATCATTCAACATGTGCTTGTGCCCGGCGCGATGCCCTCGATCATCTCGGGGTTGAGGGTCTCGGCGGGGCTGGGTTGGCAATCGCTGGTTGGCTCGGAACTCATCGTGGTGGGCGCTGGCCTCGGCTATCTGATGGTCCAGGGGCAGGGGAACCTCGCCACCAACATCGTCATCGCCGGGATGATCGGCATTGGTGTGGTGGGCTTCGCGATAGATGTGGCGCTGCGCGGCGTCGAGACCTGGTTCAAGCGGCGCTGGGGGCAGGCATGA
- a CDS encoding ABC transporter permease, protein MGAATIASVLALWWVATTGLRLLNPLRLPAPSEVWVAFQQILDRGYAGATLWQHAAHSLGLVARGFAVAVITGVPLGLLMGWSRRAEALINPIFLLLRPIPALAWIPLAIVWFGLGDTGKVFVIWLTAFVPAVINAFAGVRNVDPVLIAAARTQGASTAQVIRHVVIPGAMPMIFTGLRLSLQASWTTLVAAELVGAFFGLGRVLNIAGQDIYPGMILVGMAAVAVCGAATTWLLSLLERRVLNWRQAI, encoded by the coding sequence GTGGGTGCCGCCACGATTGCCAGTGTCCTGGCCTTGTGGTGGGTTGCGACCACCGGGTTGCGTTTGCTCAACCCCCTCCGCCTGCCGGCCCCCAGCGAGGTTTGGGTCGCGTTTCAGCAAATCCTCGATCGCGGCTATGCCGGCGCGACCCTTTGGCAGCATGCGGCACATAGCCTTGGCCTGGTCGCTCGCGGTTTTGCAGTGGCTGTCATCACTGGTGTTCCGCTCGGGCTGCTGATGGGCTGGAGCCGCCGCGCTGAGGCACTGATCAACCCGATATTCCTTCTTCTCCGCCCCATCCCGGCCCTGGCGTGGATTCCACTCGCCATCGTCTGGTTCGGTCTGGGTGATACCGGCAAGGTCTTCGTCATCTGGCTGACCGCCTTCGTGCCCGCTGTGATCAATGCCTTTGCGGGCGTGCGCAATGTGGACCCGGTGCTGATCGCAGCCGCGCGAACACAGGGCGCTTCCACGGCACAGGTCATCCGGCACGTGGTCATCCCCGGCGCGATGCCGATGATCTTCACCGGATTGCGGCTTTCGCTCCAGGCATCATGGACGACGCTGGTCGCCGCTGAGCTGGTTGGCGCGTTCTTCGGCCTGGGCCGGGTACTGAACATCGCGGGGCAGGACATCTACCCCGGCATGATCCTGGTGGGCATGGCCGCAGTCGCTGTGTGTGGGGCCGCTACCACCTGGCTCCTGAGCCTGCTGGAACGGCGCGTCCTCAATTGGCGGCAGGCCATCTGA
- a CDS encoding ABC transporter ATP-binding protein, translated as MSEIVFRGVTKSFALAKGGNFLAIDTTDLRIEEREFVAIVGPSGCGKTTLMRMAAGLEFPSSGSVEVGGKAVRGPGPERAVVFQQFALMPWKTVRENIGFGLMCKGTPRAEADAAIAHYVELMGLSGHEDSFPHQLSGGMQQRVAIARAYVMNPNALLMDEPFGALDAQTRIVMQEELVRLARRNPRTVLFITHSVEEAVYLADRVVVMGRKPGRIIETIDIRALRESEAWESQPIEEVMDLPSFTHMRSRIWKLLKAREQNAAPAEH; from the coding sequence ATGAGTGAGATCGTTTTCCGCGGCGTTACCAAAAGCTTCGCGCTGGCCAAGGGGGGCAACTTCCTTGCCATAGACACCACCGATCTACGCATCGAGGAAAGAGAGTTTGTCGCGATTGTCGGCCCCTCAGGCTGTGGCAAGACAACGCTTATGCGCATGGCGGCAGGCCTCGAATTTCCGAGCAGCGGGAGCGTCGAAGTGGGCGGCAAGGCCGTGCGAGGCCCAGGGCCGGAGCGCGCCGTCGTGTTTCAGCAATTCGCGCTGATGCCCTGGAAAACCGTGCGTGAGAACATTGGCTTCGGCCTGATGTGCAAGGGCACGCCGCGCGCGGAAGCGGATGCCGCCATCGCGCATTATGTGGAGTTGATGGGCCTTTCCGGCCATGAGGACAGCTTTCCGCATCAGCTTTCCGGCGGCATGCAGCAGCGCGTCGCAATCGCGCGCGCCTATGTGATGAATCCCAACGCCCTCCTGATGGACGAGCCCTTCGGTGCATTGGATGCGCAAACGCGCATCGTCATGCAGGAGGAACTGGTGCGCCTTGCGCGGCGCAACCCGCGCACCGTTCTCTTCATCACTCATTCCGTAGAGGAGGCCGTCTATCTGGCCGACCGCGTCGTGGTGATGGGCCGCAAGCCCGGTCGCATCATCGAGACCATTGATATCCGCGCGCTGCGTGAGAGCGAGGCCTGGGAAAGCCAGCCCATCGAGGAGGTGATGGACCTGCCCTCCTTCACGCATATGCGCAGCCGCATCTGGAAATTGCTGAAGGCGCGCGAACAGAACGCCGCCCCGGCTGAACATTGA